The DNA segment GGCGCCCACGCCGACAACAACGTCGACATCCAGGAGTTCATGGTCGCCCCTGCCGGCGCCTCCTCATTCGCCCAGGCGCTGGAGATGGGGGTGGAGAGCTTCCACGCGCTCAAGGCGGTGCTCAAGGCACGGGGATGCAGCACAGCCGTCGGCGACGAGGGGGGCTTCGCACCGATGCTCCCCTCAAACGTGGCGGCTGTGGAGGCCATCATGGAGGCGTTCCATCAGGCGGGACTCAAGCCGGGGGAGGAGATCTTCCTCGGGCTCGACCCCGCCGCCTCGGAGTTCTACCGCGACGGCCAATACCACCTCGCCGGCGAAGGCAAGGTGCTCGATTCGGCCGGCATGGTCGACTTCTTCGACCGGTGGAGCCGCGACTACCCGATCCTCTTCATCGAGGACGGCATGGCCGAGGACGACTGGGAGGGGTGGCGGCTGATGACCGGGCGCATGGGCGACCGGCTGCAGTTGGTCGGCGACGACGTCTTCGTCACCAACCCGGAGATCCTCGAGCAGGGAATCGCACAGGGCGTGGCCAACGCGCTGCTGGTCAAGCTCAACCAGATCGGCACTCTGACCGAGACTCGCGCCGCCGTATCCATGGCCGCGGATGCCGGCTACCGCGCCATGGTCTCCCACCGCTCCGGTGAGACCGAGGACACCTTCATCGCCGATCTGGTGGTGGCGCTGGGCACCGGCCAGATCAAGACCGGCTCGGCCTCGCGCAGCGACCGGCTGGCCAAGTACAACCAGCTGCTGCGCATCGAGGAGGAGCTGGGGAGGCGGGCCCGCTTCGCCGGACGGGAGGCCTTCTCCATCCGCCGGCAGCCGGACGCCGCCCGGCCGTGTGGCAGCGCAGGCTGATCTGGCTGCTGCTGATCGCGCTGACCGCCGGTCTGCTCTGGTCGCTGCTCTTCTCCGACCACAGCTACCTCGTCTATCGCCAGGAGCAGCGCCAGCTCGAACGGCTCCAACGGCAGATCATCGAACTGCGCCGGCAGCGTGAACGGCTGGCCCGGGAGATCCTGCGTCTGCGCAACGACCCCGACGAACTGGAGCGGCTGATCCACCAGCAACTGGGCTACATCCACCCCGACGAATACATCATCCTCCATCCGGAGGATCCCTACGGCCGATGAGCGTCACCACCCGCTTCGCCCCCTCGCCGACCGGCCGACTCCACCCGGGCAACCTGCGCACCGCGCTGCTCAACTGGCTGCTGGCGCGCAAGGAGGGGGGACGGTTCCTGCTCCGCTTCGAGGATACCGACGAGGTGCGCAACCAGCAGCCGTACGTCGCGGCGATCGAGGAGACGCTGCGCTGGTTGGGCCTGGAGTGGGACGGCCCCACCCGCTTCCAGAGCCGAAACCGGCAGGCCCATCTGCAGACACTGCGGCAACTGGCCGAATGCGGCGCCGCCTACCGCTGTTTCTGCACCCCGGCCCGACTGCAGGCCGACAGAAGGATCGCCACCGCCCGTGGGCTGCCGCCGCGCTACAGCGGCCGTTGCCGGGCGCTGGGCCGGGCGGAAGCCGAGGCACGCGCCGAAAAGGAGTCTTTCGTCTGGAGGCTGGCGCTCCACAGCGACGATCCCGATGCGGTGGTGGTCGTCCCCGACCGGCTGCGCGGGGCGATCCGCTTCTCCCGATGCGACCTCGACGATCCGGTGGTGGTGCGCTCCGACGGCAGCTTCACCTTCCTGCTGCCCAACGCCGTCGACGACGCCTGCGAGGGCATCACCCACGTGGTACGCGGCGACGACCACCTGACCAACAGCGCCTGCCAGGTCTGGTT comes from the Zetaproteobacteria bacterium genome and includes:
- a CDS encoding septum formation initiator family protein, with product MTAGLLWSLLFSDHSYLVYRQEQRQLERLQRQIIELRRQRERLAREILRLRNDPDELERLIHQQLGYIHPDEYIILHPEDPYGR
- a CDS encoding phosphopyruvate hydratase, whose amino-acid sequence is MSTISTIHGREIFDSRGNPTVEVDVRLADGSFGRAAVPSGASTGTREAVELRDGGGRLNGKGVRRAVSHVNNELAQALCGMEAEEQKAIDQAMIALDGTPNKGRLGANAILGVSLAVARAAAAGRGVPLYRYLGGEEATLLPVPCMNVLNGGAHADNNVDIQEFMVAPAGASSFAQALEMGVESFHALKAVLKARGCSTAVGDEGGFAPMLPSNVAAVEAIMEAFHQAGLKPGEEIFLGLDPAASEFYRDGQYHLAGEGKVLDSAGMVDFFDRWSRDYPILFIEDGMAEDDWEGWRLMTGRMGDRLQLVGDDVFVTNPEILEQGIAQGVANALLVKLNQIGTLTETRAAVSMAADAGYRAMVSHRSGETEDTFIADLVVALGTGQIKTGSASRSDRLAKYNQLLRIEEELGRRARFAGREAFSIRRQPDAARPCGSAG